Proteins from a single region of Catenulispora acidiphila DSM 44928:
- a CDS encoding nucleotide sugar dehydrogenase, producing MKISVIGMGKIGLPLAVQFASKGHQVYGVDVVPRVVEQINAGVEPFPGEAELDVRLPRAVTAGNLTATLDGVAAVADSDAVVVVVPVVVDEDAVPDFRAMDAATQTIAAGLKEAAANGRTGILLSYETTLPVHTTRERFLPALEAASGLNAGRDFLLCHSPERVYTGRVFADLRKYPKLVGGIDTDSASAAVAFYEAVLDFDERPDLKRGNGVWDLGSAEAAELAKLAETTYRDVNIGLANQFARFADRTGIDIFQVIEASNSQPFSHIHQPGPAVGGHCIPVYPRFYLFNDPEASIVRAARESNLAQPAYLVGLLEGLLGGATGGGGLAGRTVLVLGAAYRGGGVKETAFSGVFGLVAALAGEGAQPVVSDPLYTAEELAALGLPAYEPGTEVAGIIVHTEHEEYRELAAADFPGVKVIVDGRNITDPAKWDGVARKVLGIA from the coding sequence GTGAAGATCAGCGTCATTGGAATGGGCAAGATCGGCCTGCCGCTGGCCGTCCAGTTCGCCTCTAAGGGGCACCAGGTCTACGGCGTGGACGTGGTCCCGCGTGTCGTGGAGCAGATCAACGCCGGTGTGGAGCCCTTCCCCGGCGAGGCCGAGCTCGACGTGCGGCTGCCGCGGGCGGTCACCGCCGGCAACCTCACCGCCACCCTGGACGGGGTCGCCGCGGTCGCCGACAGCGACGCGGTCGTGGTCGTCGTGCCGGTCGTCGTGGACGAGGACGCGGTGCCGGACTTCCGCGCCATGGACGCCGCCACCCAGACCATCGCCGCCGGCCTGAAGGAAGCCGCCGCCAACGGCCGCACGGGCATCCTGCTGAGCTACGAGACCACCCTGCCGGTCCACACCACCCGCGAGCGCTTCCTGCCCGCGCTGGAGGCCGCCTCGGGTCTGAACGCCGGCCGCGACTTCCTGCTCTGCCACAGCCCCGAGCGCGTCTACACCGGCCGGGTCTTCGCGGACCTGCGCAAGTACCCGAAGCTGGTCGGCGGGATCGACACGGATTCGGCGTCCGCCGCGGTCGCCTTCTACGAGGCGGTCCTGGACTTCGACGAGCGCCCCGACCTCAAGCGCGGCAACGGCGTGTGGGACCTGGGCTCGGCGGAGGCCGCGGAGCTGGCCAAGCTCGCCGAGACCACCTACCGGGACGTCAACATCGGCCTGGCCAACCAGTTCGCGCGCTTCGCCGACCGGACCGGCATCGACATCTTCCAGGTGATCGAGGCCTCCAACAGCCAGCCGTTCAGCCACATCCACCAGCCGGGACCCGCGGTCGGCGGCCACTGCATCCCGGTCTACCCGCGCTTCTACCTGTTCAACGACCCCGAGGCCTCGATCGTGCGCGCGGCCCGCGAGTCCAACCTCGCACAGCCGGCGTACCTGGTCGGGCTGCTGGAGGGCCTGCTCGGCGGCGCGACCGGCGGCGGCGGTCTGGCCGGCCGGACGGTGCTGGTGCTCGGCGCGGCCTACCGCGGCGGCGGCGTGAAGGAGACCGCGTTCTCCGGCGTCTTCGGCCTGGTCGCGGCGCTGGCCGGGGAGGGCGCCCAGCCGGTCGTCTCCGACCCGCTGTACACCGCCGAGGAGCTGGCCGCGCTCGGCCTGCCGGCCTACGAGCCCGGCACCGAGGTCGCGGGCATCATCGTCCACACCGAGCACGAGGAGTACCGCGAGCTGGCGGCGGCGGACTTCCCCGGCGTGAAGGTGATCGTCGACGGCCGCAACATCACCGACCCGGCCAAGTGGGACGGCGTCGCCCGCAAGGTGCTGGGCATCGCCTGA